A single Vulpes lagopus strain Blue_001 chromosome 3, ASM1834538v1, whole genome shotgun sequence DNA region contains:
- the ZNF488 gene encoding zinc finger protein 488, translating to MRRPERGVAGRSRLRAPAALPDVTRRDLSGRLRRAPRSPRPGPPAPARPTVRWAGPERWRGAPGTWRVLRPKWGWPSLQGTQPPAPARGGRPATPSPEARRPLEHPPRQLAPTLPVGMAAGKGTPRSASADDRWRLSEAEPGRGSKPVLLEKTNHLRPEATTGNGGQDEAHADLLLPATPGKLGLGGPMARACCEQGPSAFTEVPRLKKRLEGVQAQERGHVNPTDHPGPRQLLRDLPRSPAGSKGSVWPCGAPGEQRSAFCTPARCPAGGPSPASVFQAGGPTGALGELLGLINTVDVPGWGQLSNPKLLVGDFWGLQTLPQNAPVCSAFLGAPTLWLKRAPARTPVASSSSSAASRALLPPTFTSLGLSTQNWCAKCNLSFRLTSDLVFHMRSHHKKERASPDPSSKKLREEALTCPICHEYFRERHHLSRHMTSHS from the exons ATGA GGCGCCCAGAGCGCGGGGTCGCAGGGAGGAGCCGGCTCCGTGCGCCGGCCGCGCTCCCCGACGTGACCCGACGTGACCTGTCAGGCCGCCTCAGGCGAGCCCCCAGaagcccccgccccggccctccAGCCCCGGCCCGTCCCACCGTCCGCTGGGCGGGCCCGGAGCGCTGGCGCGGAGCCCCCGGGACGTGGAG AGTCCTGCGGCCCAAGTGGGGCTGGCCCAGCCTACAGGGGACCCAACCTCCGGCTCCTGCCCGGGGCGGGCGCCCCGCGACCCCGAGCCCTGAAGCCCGACGGCCGTTGGAGCACCCTCCTCGTCAGCTGGCGCCCACCCTGCCTGTCGGCATGGCTGCTGGGAAGGGCACCCCACGGAGCGCTTCGGCTGACGACAGGTGGCGGCTGAGTGAAGCTGAGCCGGGCAGGGGCAGCAAGCCGGTGTTGCTGGAGAAAACCAACCACCTGCGCCCTGAGGCCACCACGGGCAATGGAGGGCAGGACGAGGCTCATGCTGACCTGCTGCTGCCAGCAACACCGGGAAAACTCGGACTGGGGGGTCCCATGGCCCGGGCGTGCTGCGAACAGGGGCCGAGCGCCTTCACGGAGGTGCCTCGGCTCAAGAAGAGGCTGGAGGGTGTGCAGGCCCAGGAAAGGGGGCATGTAAACCCCACAGACCATCCTGGTCCCCGGCAGCTGCTCCGGGACCTCCCCAGGAGTCCAGCTGGCAGCAAGGGCTCCGTGTGGCCTTGCGGAGCCCCAGGGGAGCAGAGGAGCGCCTTCTGCACTCCAGCCAGGTGTCCGGCAGGGGGCCCTTCGCCAGCCTCTGTCTTCCAGGCAGGCGGGCCCACGGGTGCCCTCGGGGAGCTGCTGGGACTCATCAACACGGTGGACGTCCCCGGTTGGGGTCAACTTTCGAATCCTAAGCTTCTGGTGGGTGATTTCTGGGGCCTGCAAACGTTGCCACAGAATGCTCCGGTGTGCAGTGCTTTCTTGGGCGCCCCCACGCTGTGGCTGAAGCGAGCCCCGGCCCGGACGCCCGTGGCCTCCTCGTCCTCTTCTGCAGCCTCCCGGGCCCTGCTGCCGCCCACATTcacctccctgggcctgtccACCCAGAACTGGTGTGCGAAGTGCAACCTGTCCTTTCGTCTGACCTCCGACCTGGTCTTCCACATGCGGTCCCACCACAAAAAGGAGCGTGCAAGCCCCGACCCCAGTTCTAAGAAGCTGAGAGAAGAGGCCCTCACGTGTCCCATTTGCCATGAATACTTCCGGGAGCGCCACCATCTCTCTCGGCACATGACCTCTCACAGTTAG